In one Streptomyces marincola genomic region, the following are encoded:
- a CDS encoding DoxX family protein, whose product MSVLYVVVTVVTIVVTGGIAIADFARAKFVLANSAEVGVPQSMLPLLGGLKAAGAVGLLLGLLGMDILGIAAAGGLVLFFIGAVAVHVRARVFYNMAFPGTYLALAVASFALAISQ is encoded by the coding sequence ATGTCTGTCCTGTACGTGGTGGTCACCGTCGTCACGATCGTGGTGACCGGGGGGATAGCCATCGCGGACTTCGCGCGGGCGAAGTTCGTTCTCGCGAACTCCGCCGAGGTGGGGGTGCCGCAGTCGATGCTCCCCCTGCTCGGCGGCCTCAAGGCCGCGGGGGCGGTCGGGCTCCTGCTGGGGCTGCTCGGTATGGACATCCTGGGCATCGCCGCCGCCGGCGGGCTCGTGCTCTTCTTCATCGGCGCCGTCGCCGTGCACGTGCGCGCCCGGGTGTTCTACAACATGGCCTTTCCCGGGACCTACCTGGCGCTGGCCGTCGCGTCGTTCGCGTTGGCGATCTCCCAGTAA